Proteins encoded together in one Lysinibacillus sp. FSL K6-0232 window:
- a CDS encoding IS1380 family transposase: MIRLPQTTLHFNHQLKLTHDGGELSSDTGQFIFREFDEKIGFSKTIAKHLHLKDERSYCIHDNMELLRQKIYQLIAGYHEDDAADTLTHDPVFTRVLGKPALASQPSLSRFFKRFDKQALQQLQAANQELLDRVHQLRQSTTLLIDLDSSHADTYGKQENASYNSHYGTVGFHPLVAFDGFTGDFLKAQLRPGNRYTSNGVVEFVRPLLDHYNENFPETTTLVRGDSGFAVPDLYKLCEDESVYYIIRLKSNARLKALAEELHPTSEIRDVTKAERYVEESIYQAGSWNTSRRIIIQSTRPAGELFFTHAFFVTNLSETAFSPEAILTSYQKRGAMENFIKEAKDGFGFDQMKSHDFQVNEARMMISLLAYNLTNWLRTLTFPSAKNGLQIQTIRTRLIKVASKLVKSGRYLHFKLASSFVYARFFSDILTRVQQLSTN, from the coding sequence ATGATTAGATTACCGCAAACAACACTTCATTTCAATCACCAACTGAAATTAACTCACGATGGAGGTGAGCTTTCTTCTGATACAGGCCAATTTATCTTCCGTGAGTTCGATGAAAAAATCGGCTTTTCCAAAACAATCGCCAAACACCTTCACTTAAAAGATGAGCGTTCTTACTGTATCCATGACAATATGGAACTTCTTCGTCAAAAAATATATCAGCTCATCGCAGGCTATCACGAGGATGACGCAGCGGATACATTAACGCACGATCCAGTTTTCACGCGTGTACTTGGAAAACCAGCACTTGCATCTCAGCCATCTTTATCTCGATTTTTCAAACGCTTTGACAAACAGGCACTCCAACAACTTCAAGCGGCGAATCAAGAACTACTGGACCGGGTGCATCAGTTACGTCAATCGACGACTCTTTTAATTGATCTGGATTCGTCTCATGCGGATACATATGGCAAGCAAGAAAATGCCTCATACAATAGCCATTACGGCACAGTCGGCTTTCATCCACTCGTTGCGTTTGACGGCTTCACCGGTGATTTTTTAAAAGCGCAGCTACGCCCAGGGAATAGGTATACATCAAACGGTGTCGTGGAATTTGTCCGCCCTTTACTGGATCATTACAACGAAAACTTTCCCGAAACGACAACACTCGTGCGTGGTGATAGCGGCTTCGCAGTACCCGACTTATACAAACTTTGCGAAGATGAATCGGTCTATTACATCATTCGTTTAAAGTCGAACGCCAGACTGAAAGCACTTGCGGAAGAACTACATCCAACATCTGAAATCCGTGATGTCACAAAAGCCGAACGTTATGTGGAGGAGTCAATCTATCAGGCTGGTTCATGGAATACGTCACGTCGCATCATTATTCAGTCTACACGCCCAGCAGGTGAACTGTTCTTCACCCATGCCTTTTTCGTCACAAATTTAAGCGAAACTGCCTTTTCACCGGAAGCCATTCTCACGTCCTATCAAAAACGTGGCGCAATGGAAAACTTCATTAAAGAGGCGAAAGATGGCTTCGGATTCGATCAAATGAAAAGCCATGATTTCCAAGTGAACGAAGCACGCATGATGATCAGTTTACTCGCCTACAATTTAACGAATTGGTTACGTACATTAACGTTTCCATCTGCGAAAAATGGGCTTCAAATCCAAACCATTCGCACACGGTTAATTAAAGTTGCCAGTAAACTTGTAAAATCTGGTCGTTACCTGCATTTCAAATTAGCGTCCAGCTTCGTCTATGCGCGCTTCTTTTCAGACATTCTGACCAGAGTGCAGCAGCTTTCCACCAACTAG
- a CDS encoding pyridoxamine 5'-phosphate oxidase family protein: MTTAIRTFKRACTDETQIHKFLREAQTAFLGLVDHSVPYVIPLNYVVKDGIFYFHGANDGRKINIMTANPNACITICENYGTMVDPIPANTDTAYMSVIANGVVEIVRDLDEATVAMQAMLDKYVPGYYQAPLSKTHIDKYQSSLGSKTLVFKIKPATMTVKEHKLNEQMQYYRGRVVTQDINRKSNEEPIKTT; encoded by the coding sequence ATGACAACAGCTATTCGAACATTTAAAAGAGCATGTACAGATGAAACCCAAATTCATAAATTTTTAAGAGAGGCACAAACTGCTTTTCTGGGGCTAGTGGACCATAGTGTACCCTATGTAATACCTTTAAATTATGTGGTGAAAGATGGAATTTTTTATTTCCATGGTGCCAATGACGGAAGAAAAATAAACATCATGACTGCCAATCCAAATGCTTGTATAACAATATGCGAAAATTATGGAACAATGGTAGACCCCATTCCTGCGAACACAGATACAGCTTATATGAGTGTCATTGCAAATGGTGTGGTGGAAATTGTGAGGGATTTAGACGAAGCAACTGTGGCTATGCAGGCTATGCTTGATAAATATGTACCAGGTTATTATCAGGCACCTTTATCGAAAACACATATTGATAAATATCAATCATCGCTAGGCAGTAAAACACTTGTATTTAAAATTAAACCTGCTACTATGACGGTTAAAGAGCATAAGCTAAATGAACAAATGCAATATTATCGTGGCAGAGTTGTTACACAGGATATAAACCGAAAATCGAATGAGGAGCCAATTAAAACTACTTAG
- a CDS encoding acetoin reductase, producing the protein MTKVAVVTGSAGGLGRGIAERLIKDGFQVVLHDINEELLNSTVEELKNTGADIIGVVGDVSKQEDQINLVNKAVEAFGRLDVFVNNAGIDAVTPFLEIEEQELNRLFGINVNGVVFGTQAAAKQFIAQGSKGKIINACSIAGHEAYEMLGTYSATKHAVRAITHASAKELAQHQITVNAYCPGVAKTKMWDRIDAEMVRHSNGALQPGEPFANFTAGIALQRYQTPEDVANLVSFLASDDADYITGQAIITDGGLVYR; encoded by the coding sequence ATGACAAAGGTTGCAGTTGTAACAGGTTCTGCTGGAGGTTTAGGTCGTGGTATTGCAGAACGTTTAATTAAAGATGGTTTCCAAGTAGTTTTACACGATATCAATGAGGAATTATTAAATTCAACTGTTGAAGAATTGAAAAATACAGGGGCAGATATTATTGGTGTTGTTGGTGATGTTTCGAAGCAGGAGGATCAGATCAACCTTGTTAACAAGGCTGTAGAAGCTTTTGGTCGCCTCGATGTATTTGTTAACAATGCGGGTATAGATGCAGTCACACCATTTTTAGAAATTGAAGAGCAAGAATTAAATCGCTTATTTGGCATTAATGTCAATGGCGTAGTATTTGGTACACAAGCAGCTGCGAAGCAATTTATCGCACAAGGCTCTAAAGGGAAAATTATCAATGCTTGTAGTATTGCAGGGCATGAAGCCTATGAAATGCTTGGCACATATTCAGCAACAAAGCATGCTGTACGAGCTATCACACATGCATCTGCAAAAGAGCTAGCACAACATCAAATTACGGTCAATGCATATTGCCCAGGTGTTGCGAAAACAAAAATGTGGGATCGCATTGATGCCGAAATGGTGCGTCATAGCAATGGTGCTCTTCAACCAGGAGAACCGTTCGCTAACTTCACTGCTGGGATTGCTTTACAACGTTATCAAACACCTGAAGATGTTGCGAATTTAGTGTCCTTCCTAGCTTCAGATGATGCAGATTATATCACTGGTCAAGCCATTATCACAGATGGTGGACTTGTTTACCGTTAA
- the vanS gene encoding vancomycin resistance histidine kinase VanS has translation MILQIIVILVIALIVGYFINFVFIDGILQAPFADVFMAFCENILQLDYYAARNAYNVLFQQNKPFWLAIGFILLLLIIFYIALSRFTRYFHQISTGITMLADESEKEIHLPAELDFLEKKLNDVKNKLEKRAKDAQEAEQRKNDLVVYLAHDIKTPLTSIIGYLSLLDEAKDMPVEQKEKYVAVTLEKSNRLEQLINEFFEITRFNLQSIILEKDLIPLNYMLMQVADEFYPLLAPKGQKAIVKIDEDITIYADGNKLARVFNNILKNAMAYSHPNSTIEISANNENNQTWISFINTGKTIPPEKLKMIFEKFYRLDLARSSQTGGAGLGLAISNEIVQAHGGTITATSSDEKTVFTVKLPNNS, from the coding sequence ATGATTTTACAAATTATTGTTATTCTTGTGATTGCCCTGATAGTCGGTTATTTCATTAACTTCGTATTTATTGACGGTATCTTGCAGGCTCCTTTTGCGGACGTCTTTATGGCTTTTTGTGAAAATATTTTACAATTAGATTATTATGCAGCACGAAACGCGTATAATGTGCTATTTCAACAAAATAAACCATTTTGGCTAGCGATAGGATTTATACTATTACTGCTAATTATTTTTTATATTGCATTGTCCCGTTTTACTCGTTACTTTCATCAAATTAGTACAGGTATTACAATGCTTGCAGATGAGTCAGAAAAGGAAATACATCTACCTGCTGAACTTGATTTTTTAGAGAAGAAATTAAATGATGTGAAAAATAAATTAGAAAAACGTGCAAAGGATGCTCAAGAGGCAGAGCAACGAAAGAATGATCTTGTTGTCTATTTAGCGCATGATATTAAAACACCGTTAACGTCCATTATTGGCTATCTAAGCCTGTTAGATGAAGCAAAGGATATGCCTGTGGAGCAAAAGGAAAAATATGTAGCGGTTACGTTAGAAAAATCAAATAGGCTAGAACAATTAATCAATGAGTTTTTTGAAATCACCAGATTTAATTTACAATCCATTATTTTAGAGAAGGATCTTATTCCACTCAACTATATGTTAATGCAGGTAGCAGATGAATTTTACCCATTATTAGCACCAAAAGGTCAAAAAGCTATCGTTAAAATAGATGAAGACATCACTATTTATGCGGATGGCAATAAATTAGCGAGGGTCTTTAATAATATTTTAAAAAATGCAATGGCTTATAGCCACCCAAATAGTACAATTGAAATTAGTGCTAATAACGAAAATAATCAGACATGGATTTCTTTTATAAATACAGGAAAGACCATTCCTCCTGAAAAATTAAAGATGATATTTGAAAAGTTTTATCGTTTAGATCTTGCGAGGTCCTCACAAACTGGTGGTGCGGGACTTGGCTTAGCCATTTCGAATGAAATTGTACAAGCCCATGGAGGGACTATTACGGCTACCTCTAGCGATGAAAAAACAGTATTTACTGTTAAACTGCCAAACAATTCTTAA
- the vanR gene encoding VanR-ABDEGLN family response regulator transcription factor, producing MNILVVDDEQEIADLIELYLKNENYHVFKYYTAQEALVCMEREKLDLAILDIMMPDIDGFTILQKIREAFNFPVIMLTAKEEEIDKITGFSLGADDYITKPFRPLELVARVKAQLRRFTLYNQGSKQNEAIIDFAGLIINKDTRQVLLNERPLSLTPTEFSILWYLSSNRGKVISAEELFREVWGEKYYNSNNTVMVHIRHLREKMNDSVDNPKFIKTVWGVGYTIDK from the coding sequence TTGAATATTTTAGTTGTTGATGATGAACAGGAAATTGCAGATTTAATTGAGCTTTATTTAAAAAATGAAAATTATCATGTATTTAAGTATTATACAGCTCAAGAGGCTTTGGTCTGTATGGAGCGGGAAAAATTGGATTTAGCTATTCTGGATATCATGATGCCAGATATTGATGGCTTTACAATTTTACAGAAAATCCGAGAAGCATTTAATTTTCCAGTGATTATGCTTACGGCTAAGGAAGAAGAAATTGATAAAATAACTGGATTTTCTCTAGGAGCGGATGATTATATTACAAAGCCTTTTCGTCCATTAGAACTGGTTGCACGCGTAAAGGCACAATTACGAAGATTTACCCTGTACAACCAAGGCTCAAAGCAAAATGAGGCTATTATTGATTTTGCTGGTTTGATTATCAACAAGGATACACGACAGGTTTTACTAAATGAAAGACCATTATCGCTTACACCTACAGAATTCTCTATTCTATGGTATTTAAGCTCAAACAGAGGTAAGGTCATTAGTGCCGAGGAATTATTTCGAGAGGTTTGGGGAGAAAAGTATTACAACAGCAATAACACCGTAATGGTGCATATTAGGCATTTACGAGAAAAAATGAACGATTCTGTGGACAATCCAAAGTTTATTAAGACGGTTTGGGGAGTGGGGTATACCATTGATAAATGA
- a CDS encoding S-layer homology domain-containing protein: MTKQLKGRKFFVTAATAALVASAIVPVASAAELKDADSISSWAKEAVQFLTDKGFIQGDEKGNFNPAGTLTRAEAAEVLSKALDLKATGTEDFSDVDEKDWFYNAVLATSPELFDGMGNGKFEPKAQLTREQAAKVIVEGYQLTGEADLGQFADAAKASKWAVSYLEIAVANGVINGKGALLAPQDKISREEFATMIKRTIDAVEDVEEEEVVPAVEAVKGLNAREFEVKFNTAVDAKDAVILTKYAIEGVSITNAIIAEDGMTVTLTTDKALKLTHGKVTVKPIKTKADATVLTEELNTLTTFEDKTSAAILAVEPKDTTAVITFNEHVQNAGTVNVNGVQLPADRYTLSDKTLTITGLTPEQSYKVDIVGATDFANNIAHPLTVSFTTLKPAADHTKPTVATTVNGTDIILDFSEELVKQNLDANTTTEEYAKVTVGTTVFYLTNAQLKDATDKTVFTLNAASALGTSQFINTKIKVEGHRDLAGNVGDAFETNAILSKDTTPATLVAASAKMLVADNSNVATDVDALYLTFNEPVTVNGNLTLKSKNGIVYTAGSVTAVKADAGVDVDGNGKIEGAEKNTVKVAIDLDSNSSYLFELAANAVTDVAGNVTANTIAFNVATGAFETVPETITDSLVFGATPVVITDNQVFTLEYAADVTAAALTAANYTLGGQVLPAGTQLQFIDGTKKVRFTLPEGSIIVNGNYVLEAQNIVDTKGNTLKGGKATTHIALKENIAPVASTITAVDSKTFNVNFTEAIAEQDTVTGVTVKIAGSTVEPAAVTVTDGKLTVTTQQDFALTDSIVVEFQATNLADVNNNKVKDSSVTK, translated from the coding sequence ATGACAAAACAACTCAAAGGCCGTAAATTTTTCGTAACAGCAGCTACAGCAGCACTTGTTGCATCTGCTATTGTACCAGTAGCATCAGCAGCTGAATTAAAGGATGCCGATAGTATTTCATCTTGGGCAAAGGAAGCTGTGCAATTTTTAACGGATAAAGGATTTATCCAAGGTGATGAAAAAGGAAACTTCAATCCAGCGGGTACACTTACGCGTGCAGAGGCTGCGGAAGTATTATCAAAAGCGTTAGATTTAAAGGCAACAGGCACAGAGGATTTTTCAGATGTAGATGAAAAAGACTGGTTCTATAATGCGGTGCTTGCAACATCACCAGAATTATTTGATGGGATGGGCAATGGTAAATTTGAGCCAAAAGCACAATTAACAAGAGAACAAGCAGCGAAAGTCATTGTAGAGGGCTATCAATTAACAGGTGAAGCTGATCTTGGTCAATTTGCAGATGCTGCTAAAGCTTCTAAATGGGCTGTATCGTACTTAGAAATAGCTGTTGCTAACGGAGTTATTAACGGTAAAGGTGCACTATTAGCACCACAAGATAAAATTAGCCGAGAAGAATTTGCAACAATGATTAAACGTACAATTGATGCAGTGGAAGATGTAGAGGAAGAAGAGGTAGTGCCAGCCGTAGAAGCTGTAAAAGGATTAAATGCAAGAGAATTTGAGGTTAAATTTAACACAGCTGTTGATGCGAAAGATGCTGTTATTTTAACGAAGTATGCTATTGAAGGCGTAAGCATCACAAACGCCATTATAGCTGAAGATGGCATGACTGTTACATTAACAACGGATAAAGCACTGAAATTAACGCATGGGAAAGTAACTGTAAAACCAATTAAAACAAAGGCAGATGCTACTGTTTTAACAGAAGAATTGAATACATTAACAACGTTTGAGGATAAAACATCTGCTGCTATTCTAGCTGTTGAACCAAAAGATACTACAGCGGTTATTACATTTAATGAGCATGTACAAAATGCAGGAACGGTAAATGTAAATGGTGTTCAACTGCCTGCTGACCGCTACACGCTATCTGATAAAACATTAACAATTACAGGCTTAACACCTGAACAATCTTATAAAGTCGATATTGTGGGCGCAACTGACTTTGCTAATAATATTGCTCATCCTCTTACTGTGAGCTTTACAACGCTGAAACCAGCAGCTGATCATACAAAGCCAACAGTAGCTACAACAGTGAATGGCACAGATATTATCCTTGATTTCTCAGAGGAATTAGTAAAGCAAAATCTTGATGCTAATACAACTACAGAAGAATATGCAAAGGTAACTGTTGGAACAACTGTCTTTTATTTGACGAATGCTCAGCTTAAAGATGCTACAGATAAAACGGTATTCACACTTAATGCGGCATCTGCTTTAGGTACATCGCAATTTATTAATACAAAAATTAAAGTAGAGGGTCATAGAGATTTAGCTGGTAATGTGGGCGACGCATTTGAAACAAATGCTATTTTATCAAAAGACACAACACCTGCTACGCTTGTAGCTGCTTCAGCAAAAATGCTCGTTGCAGATAATAGTAATGTAGCAACAGATGTAGATGCACTATACCTGACGTTTAATGAGCCTGTAACAGTGAATGGCAATTTAACACTTAAATCAAAAAATGGTATTGTTTATACGGCTGGTAGTGTAACAGCAGTAAAAGCCGATGCTGGCGTTGATGTAGATGGTAATGGCAAAATTGAGGGTGCTGAGAAAAATACAGTAAAAGTAGCTATTGATTTAGATAGCAATTCTAGCTATTTATTTGAGCTGGCTGCGAATGCGGTAACAGATGTAGCTGGCAATGTTACAGCAAATACAATAGCATTTAATGTTGCTACTGGAGCGTTTGAAACTGTGCCTGAAACAATTACAGATTCATTAGTATTTGGGGCAACACCTGTAGTAATAACAGATAATCAAGTATTTACGCTTGAATATGCTGCAGATGTGACAGCAGCAGCACTAACAGCAGCAAACTATACACTTGGAGGTCAAGTGCTTCCTGCAGGTACACAGCTACAATTTATAGACGGAACGAAAAAAGTACGCTTTACTTTACCTGAAGGCTCTATTATTGTAAATGGTAACTATGTGCTTGAAGCGCAAAATATTGTCGATACAAAGGGCAATACACTGAAAGGTGGCAAAGCAACAACTCATATAGCATTGAAAGAAAATATTGCACCTGTAGCATCTACGATAACAGCAGTAGATAGTAAAACGTTTAACGTAAACTTTACGGAAGCTATTGCTGAGCAAGATACTGTAACAGGTGTAACAGTGAAGATTGCTGGTTCAACTGTAGAGCCTGCTGCTGTGACTGTAACTGATGGTAAACTTACAGTTACAACGCAACAGGACTTTGCTTTAACAGATAGTATTGTTGTTGAATTTCAAGCAACTAACCTAGCTGATGTGAATAACAACAAAGTGAAAGATAGTTCTGTTACAAAATAA
- a CDS encoding NAD(P)/FAD-dependent oxidoreductase: MNKYDCIVIGGGPAGLSAALTLGRACRKVALFDNETNRNRVTQTSHGFLTRDGITPLQFKSIAMKELEAYPTISVLHQTVIAIKKEETNLFLVQTANNESYLSEKILLATGIQEEFFLAQIRQYYGKSLFSCPYCDGWEQKEKALAILAEDEEHILHMTKLVYNWSRDLMVFTNGNPLSDEVHHELERRKIKIYTATIKNLHGEHGNLQSIELATGDNIARSGGFVVPSFMRPNKFAEQLHCQFDENQCIITDGTGQTTVSGVYIAGETKKAVPSSLMIAAAEGFQAAVSINMDLIVARF, translated from the coding sequence ATGAATAAATATGATTGTATTGTTATTGGGGGCGGACCTGCTGGATTAAGTGCAGCCTTAACTTTAGGAAGAGCGTGTAGAAAGGTTGCTCTATTTGATAATGAAACAAATCGCAATCGTGTGACACAGACATCACATGGCTTTTTAACGAGAGATGGTATTACACCGTTACAATTTAAAAGCATTGCGATGAAGGAATTGGAGGCTTATCCTACTATTTCAGTTTTGCATCAGACCGTTATTGCTATAAAGAAAGAGGAAACTAATTTATTTTTAGTGCAAACAGCCAATAATGAGTCTTATTTATCCGAAAAAATACTATTAGCTACTGGTATACAGGAGGAGTTTTTTCTAGCACAGATTCGACAATATTATGGTAAAAGCTTATTTAGCTGCCCTTATTGTGATGGCTGGGAGCAAAAGGAAAAAGCGTTAGCTATACTAGCAGAAGATGAAGAACATATTCTGCATATGACTAAGCTGGTTTATAATTGGTCACGGGATTTAATGGTGTTTACAAATGGCAATCCATTATCCGATGAAGTTCATCATGAATTGGAGCGTAGAAAGATTAAAATTTATACAGCTACTATTAAAAACTTACATGGCGAGCATGGTAACTTGCAGAGCATTGAATTAGCAACAGGTGACAATATTGCAAGAAGTGGTGGTTTTGTCGTGCCGAGCTTTATGCGTCCAAATAAATTTGCTGAACAATTGCATTGTCAATTTGATGAAAACCAGTGCATTATTACAGACGGCACTGGGCAAACGACAGTGAGCGGCGTATATATTGCAGGTGAAACTAAAAAGGCAGTTCCATCCTCGTTAATGATTGCTGCTGCTGAAGGGTTTCAGGCTGCTGTAAGCATCAATATGGATTTAATAGTAGCTAGATTTTAA